From the genome of Candidatus Thermoplasmatota archaeon:
GTAGGCCCGCTTCTTCACCATCTCGAGATAGTGCGGGGCAAAGAGGTTCCAGACGAAGCCGCGCACGCCGTTGGCTGCGCGGAAGAAGTCGTACGCGGCGTACC
Proteins encoded in this window:
- a CDS encoding class I tRNA ligase family protein, giving the protein MLAELNRTIDEALAGYAAYDFFRAANGVRGFVWNLFAPHYLEMVKKRAY